Below is a genomic region from Hyalangium gracile.
GCAGCCGCTGCTGCAGCCCGTGCGCCTGGTACGCTTGCCGTGCGTCCTCTGGCCCTTGCGCGGGCAGTGCCCCTCTTTTCTCCAGCAGGCGCAGCACCCGGTGGCGTACCCACCTCAGCAGCCGCTCCACCTCTGCTTGCGTGGGCGGGGACAACGGCTCGAAATGCACTCCGCCCTCCCCTGGCACGAACACCCCGTCCGGCACCAGCGCGTGGAAGTGCGGCGTCACCTGCAACGCCGAGCCGAAAAACTGGATAAACGACACGGCCCCAGTCTGCCCCCCACGCAGGCTCTGCCGCCGGGCCCTCCGGCGATGCAGGGCGAACACCGCACGCAGGAAGACGGTGAGTACGTCCGAGAGCAGTCCCACCTCCTTCAGCAGTACCCACCGCACCCGGTGAGCAAAGGACAGCGTCCACTGCCGGTAGGGCACGTGTGGCAGCACGTTCTCCACCAGGTGCACCGCCGTCACATGCGCCCGCTTCGCGTTACAGGAGGGACACACCCCACGCCCCTTGCATGAAAAAGCGACGAGGAGCTCGTCCTTGCAGTTCTCGCATTGCACCCGCGCGAAGCCGTGCGCCAATACCCCACATTCCAGGTACTTGGCGAAGTCCCGCTCCACATACCGGGGCAAGCCTCTCCCCATCTCACTGGCCTCCGCCAGCAACGTGGCGAGGTGATCCCTCACCGCCTCGTACAGCACCGTCCCCTCCGGCTGCCTCCGCCGGTACTCCCACCCACGCTCCTGCACCTGCCCCTCCCCAACTCCACCTCGCCACTCCAGCGCACACCCTACCCTCCGCCTCCCACGGGCCTCCCGCGAGCCCTGCGAAAGGACTCTCGCCTCACGGGTCTCCTACATGGGGGCTCCAGCGGCGCCGCCCCCGCAACCGCGTTGCTCACCCAGGCCAACGGGGTCGGCAGATCGTTCGCGGAGCATCCAGACAACCGCTCTTTCCTCCCTTCACTTGGCTGCGCGGCGGCGCTCCCGCCGACATGCTCCGGGGCAAGCTGGCGCTCCCTCTCCAGCGTCCCCCCACGATTCTCCACGAAGGACCGGAGGTGGATGCTCGATGCACTCCGCACGACCGTCTCCGCCCAGAGCGACGCCGTCCTGGGTGGCAAGCGGCGCCGCACCTACCCGCCTGCTGCGATGCTGATCGCGTGCTGCGTGGAAGTGAGCAGGCTCATGTCCGTCCCGAAGACCCGCTCCGCCATGCCTTCCCAGGCTCTTAGTTCGCAGCCGAGTGCTTGGGCCTCCACTTGGCGTGGCACCCATGGAAGTTCTTGTAAACACTTGGTGATTCCGGTTGCGCTCTCGGGCCTGAGGCCACGAACGTGTTCGCAATCCGCACCGAATGGGGAGCAGAGAACGGAAGGGCCTCGAGCGAAAGTTCGAGGCCCTTTTCTTTTGCCCTCCCTTGCGGAGCCTGGGGGCGAGCGCTTGCCCGGTTCAGCGAATTACGAAGCACGCATCCGTGGCGAAAGTTCGTCTTTCTGGAGGGATGCAATGAAGGAAGCAAAGTCAGCGGCCAGGAAGTAGAGGTTGCGCTCACCTGCCTGCGCATACCCGTCCCAGTAGAAGACGGCCCCTGCGCTCTCCCCCGTCACCGCCAGACAGACCTTGTCCACCCCCTCGGTGGTGGCGATTGGAAGCTGGCTGGCCGGAATTCGATCTCTGAACACCGCGAGGTTCCAATCGAGATTGCACGACTCGACAGGATCCTTCAGCCCGAAGAACACATGGATGCGCCCCACCGAGTTGCCGCTGAGGCCAGGGATCGTCAGCAGATCGCGCTCGGGGCGCCCCCCATTCGTGGCCAACAGGAACTCTCTGTAAGCCGCTGGGAGGCAGAGCCCGTGCTCCTTCTCGAATGACGTGAGCTCTCCCTCACCGAGCGGAGGCCCCCCCTCAAACGTGCGCAGTGCAGCCACCCTCATAGGTCTCCCGAGAAGCCGCCGGTATGTCCCGTCTTGGCATGAGTCTCCGTAGGAACCAACTGCATGGTCGTTCGGTCTTGGTGATGGTGCCAGGTCATGCCCTTGGGAGTCTCCCGCAATCCCGCAGCAGCATTCGCGGCGGCGAAATCCCGAGCCCGAGAGCCCGTATATGTAATCTTGACCTCGGCTTTGACGGCCCCGGCCGCTCTGAAGTCAGGATAGCCCTCAGCATCGAACGGAACCCCCGTCACGGGGTGCCGTTGACCCGCCAGATGAGCATTCCGGATGGGAATATCGAGGAGAGGGGCCCCCTGTGTAGCAGCCGCTCCCCGGAGCGGCTGCGCAGCGCCAGGCTTCGCCGGGTTCCCTCCCCCAGGCTCGGGCTTCGCTTGGGAGAACACAGCCTGCGCCCGGGCCAGGTCGCCACGGGCCTCATGGAGGGCCACGGAGGCCCGCTCTCCCCCAGCGGCCACCATGACGGCCACCTCGCGACGGCCTTGAATCAGCAGCGCCAACTGCCTGACTCCGTCCTCCCCCAGCCGCACCCGCAGCCGTTCCGCCACCTCCTTCAACCCCTGCAAGCGCAGCTCCGGCACCTGGAGCCGCATTCCTCCCTCCCCTCCGCCCACTGCACCTTTGGCATCAGGGAGGTAACGCATTCCCTTGCCTCCAGCGTACAGGCTCA
It encodes:
- a CDS encoding transposase: MLYEAVRDHLATLLAEASEMGRGLPRYVERDFAKYLECGVLAHGFARVQCENCKDELLVAFSCKGRGVCPSCNAKRAHVTAVHLVENVLPHVPYRQWTLSFAHRVRWVLLKEVGLLSDVLTVFLRAVFALHRRRARRQSLRGGQTGAVSFIQFFGSALQVTPHFHALVPDGVFVPGEGGVHFEPLSPPTQAEVERLLRWVRHRVLRLLEKRGALPAQGPEDARQAYQAHGLQQRLRWAEVEVRPPPRKQPRCSMQEGFSLHANTHLHANDRQGLERLCRYGARGALALERLSRAEDGRIRYRMKRPQPDGTTHLLFTGLELLRRVASLVPPPRTNLTRFHGIFAPGAKLRPFLVPQAWPRAEEVEEAGPQEVSAPPLAPARQEPRKERAPRVDWAGLLRRTFALEVFCCPRCGGRRRVLAYLTGRQAVRAILEHLALPWQPPRLFPARGPPQSAWWG
- a CDS encoding SMI1/KNR4 family protein codes for the protein MAALRTFEGGPPLGEGELTSFEKEHGLCLPAAYREFLLATNGGRPERDLLTIPGLSGNSVGRIHVFFGLKDPVESCNLDWNLAVFRDRIPASQLPIATTEGVDKVCLAVTGESAGAVFYWDGYAQAGERNLYFLAADFASFIASLQKDELSPRMRAS
- a CDS encoding HNH endonuclease, coding for MSCFWVISRAALTLFLFDTAFDDEVHELLVLLARDKQLDQTLGQMEAVREALARRGFQLSNYPDRDEQPSDVGRGLIRAVDDVAATIPVVDGARGSGVYGTRAHLPPPYQEAFDETERTLTEARLAPGNQVVGFFDHLTFGVPLGFCHLAAGTGHGLYTLTQGQYEQATRELAPAALLVSLYAGGKGMRYLPDAKGAVGGGEGGMRLQVPELRLQGLKEVAERLRVRLGEDGVRQLALLIQGRREVAVMVAAGGERASVALHEARGDLARAQAVFSQAKPEPGGGNPAKPGAAQPLRGAAATQGAPLLDIPIRNAHLAGQRHPVTGVPFDAEGYPDFRAAGAVKAEVKITYTGSRARDFAAANAAAGLRETPKGMTWHHHQDRTTMQLVPTETHAKTGHTGGFSGDL